A single genomic interval of Electrophorus electricus isolate fEleEle1 chromosome 2, fEleEle1.pri, whole genome shotgun sequence harbors:
- the nfat5a gene encoding nuclear factor of activated T-cells 5a isoform X3 gives MHSATSTPEQSSRLHTCLPSEVLGVEPGSTSTISGAAGSDGVGVSAHQSQMTPSKRRTVLNISPPPEDLLDDSHMSCQDELVLNPDSEQSSSIWMDDSVSNFSMLSSSSYNDNSEVPRKSRKRTPRQRPGPKPVTRDEATMDVFDADSAKAPHFVLSQLGSEAKGNLKVSSLDVAGSQKGGILSVQYPQKSEGKELKILVQPETQHRARYLTEGSRGSVKDRTQQGFPTVKLEGVNEPAILQVFVANDAGRVKPHGFYQACRVTGRNTTACKEVDIEGTTVIEVNLEPNNSMTLAVDCVGILKLRNADVEARIGVAGSKKKSTRARLAFRVNIPRPDGSVLTLQTLSSPILCTQPAGVPEILKKSLHRCPVTGGEEIFIIGKNFLKGTKVIFQENATDDNSWQAEAEIDMELFHQNHLVVKVPPYRDVTVTSPVSVGISVITNAGRTHELQPFTYTPQPEKVDISVKSELPAASNPCTFEDQIKAVQTGTSSLNSTLIAPMISIVKREEVTPMEVSTNPTSNVFKPAEMLSSNQPILEIATNVLPSSSKSFPSPVPLTPVHSQQSAPPIFAPPEPLTTIQNQDISPTTSFQVSLSEDTTVLQPVPAQVPQQFLRETPETLSPEDNSPDGTGMVVVGMESRPPPSQQPQVQTLLPRDEVAQLERAVRELQEQQQLNSVLYGPNPSAESLQQHVQENMNSLRLGGNENTLTNQQQQHQEQTILENLQQQHQKALVDLQHQQTVLENLQQQQKVLENLQQHALGSLQQQQSHHKVLENLQHQKVLENIQQQNSLVNMQHQVFDNLQQQQHQKNLEKLQQEQHQEVLENLQKQLQSELLQPQIPMQCTPSFSGVPSDQMSEPQSTTQTDGTLSQPSDSFLQNPGQQSQQQALFQQAGGLLTIQTSSFLQQTPSQSSPPQQLFQSHSPMTETQDPQAALFGTSKPSQVQPAIFPNTMSMLATTNLSPEQQAPSTTLFISQGVLPSQITADNTQSQQQQQIAFLTPLQTSASAPQTVSLFQGQPQLTTSMEQQTPQQQRIPTPQQTSLFQNMSTISQSQGPQQPQTGLLFCATPMNSQDLPQTLLFSGQNQGPIGGEPLPQNIFQDQQPMQVVPSSANVTVDSSTNQSIVPPAQPTQNQQIIFPQATLVNVAQQDSSEPMSFQDESSVVGDPSANMPSTQPGLFQDQQPMQVVPSAGSVASVSSTEQASVNIFLPQAAISALQSAVGTQKMPQAATAASIFSGQGGVAIGGLQSSTSTSSQQTPDPLFQTASGSNLNQPGQPGQTGLFLFEIPTDQLVTMGHPSVDHNQGQLQTSTQIHTLLDQQSNNINEKIDKLLEQFQEQGKTLPRDFLDQ, from the exons ATGCACTCTGCTACTTCAACTCCAGAGCAGTCTTCCAGGCTGCACACCTGTCTCCCTTCAGAGGTTCTGGGAGTGGAGCCTGGTTCAACTTCTACCATCAGTGGGGCTGCTGGGAGCGATGGTGTTGGAGTTTCAGCCCACCAGAGCCAGATGACCCCCTCAAAGCGGCGGACCGTCCTAAACATCTCCCCACCTCCAGAAGACCTGCTGGATGACAGCCATATGTCCTGCCAGGACGAGTTAGTGCTCAACCCAGattcagagcagagcagcagtataTGGATGGATGATTCCGTTTCTAACTTCAGCATGCTGAGCAGCAGCTCGTACAATGACAATTCTGAGGTACCCCGAAAATCCCGCAAGCGTACGCCTCGCCAGCGGCCTGGCCCAAAACCTGTGACCAGGGATGAAGCGACCATGGATGTGTTTGATGCAGACAGTGCAAAAGCTCCTCACTTTGTACTTTCACAACTGGGCTCTGAGGCGAAGGGCAATCTCAAAGTGAG CAGCTTGGATGTGGCTGGCAGTCAGAAGGGGGGCATTCTTTCAGTGCAGTATCCACAGAAAAGTGAGGGGAAGGAACTAAAGATTTTAGTCCAGCCTGAAACCCAGCATAGAGCACGATACCTTACAGAAGGAAGCAGAGGATCTGTCAAAGACCGCACACAGCAAGGCTTCCCTACTGTCAAA TTAGAGGGTGTGAATGAACCAGCCATACTCCAAGTGTTTGTGGCTAATGATGCTGGACGCGTAAAACCTCATGGCTTCTATCAAGCCTGCAGAGTCACTGGGCGTAACACGACAGCCTGTAAGGAGGTAGACATTGAGGGGACCACAGTTATTGAAGTGAACCTTGAACCCAACAACTCCATGACCTTGGC TGTGGACTGCGTTGGGATATTGAAGCTAAGGAATGCAGATGTTGAAGCCCGAATAGGAGTGGCTGGATCTAAAAAGAAGAGCACACGGGCGCGGCTAGCATTCAGAGTCAACATTCCCAGACCAGATGGATCTGTCCTTACTTTGCAGACACTTTCATCACCAATCCTCTGTA CCCAACCTGCAGGAGTGCCTGAAATTCTGAAGAAGAGCCTTCATAGGTGCCCAGtgactggaggagaggagatcTTCATTATTGGCAAGAACTTCCTCAAAGGAACCAAAGTTATTTTTCAAGAAAATGCTACAG ATGACAACTCGTGGCAAGCTGAAGCAGAGATTGACATGGAGCTTTTCCATCAA AATCATCTGGTGGTGAAGGTGCCTCCTTATCGCGACGTGACAGTGACTTCACCTGTGTCAGTTGGGATCTCTGTGATAACAAATGCAGGGAGAACACATGAACTACAGCCCTTCACCTATACTCCTCAACCAG AAAAAGTTGATATTTCAGTGAAGTCAGAATTGCCAGCAGCATCCAACCCTTGCACTTTTGAAGACCAGATAAAAG CTGTGCAAACTGGGACAAGTAGTCTAAACAGTACTTTGATAGCCCCAATGATATCCATAGTTAAACGAGAAGAAGTCACACCAATGGAAGTCTCTACTAACCCTACATCCAACGTTTTTAAG CCTGCAGAGATGCTCAGTTCAAACCAACCAATTTTGGAAATCGCCACCAATGTCCTGCCCAGTAGCAGCAAATCCTTTCCTAGCCCTGTGCCTCTGACACCTGTTCACTCTCAGCAGTCAGCACCTCCAATTTTTGCACCTCCTGAGCCTCTTACCACAATTCAGAATCAGGACATCTCCCCCACAACATCTTTTCAAGTGTCCTTGTCAGAAGACACAACAGTTCTTCAGCCTGTGCCCGCACAGGTCCCTCAGCAGTTCTTGCGGGAAACCCCTGAGACCTTGTCTCCAGAAGACAACAGTCCAGATGGCACTGGAATGGTGGTAGTGGGAATGGAGTCAAGGCCTCCTCCATCCCAGCAACCCCAGGTCCAGACCCTTTTACCTCGGGATGAGGTAGCACAGCTGGAAAGAGCAGTACGGGAGCTTCAGGAACAGCAGCAACTTAACTCTGTGCTTTATGGTCCAAATCCTTCTGCAGAAAGCCTTCAGCAACATGTCCAAGAAAACATGAACAGTTTAAGGCTCGGTGGCAATGAGAACACTCTGACcaaccaacagcagcagcatcaaGAACAGACCATATTGGAAAATTTACAGCAGCAGCATCAGAAAGCACTAGTGGATCTCCAGCATCAGCAAACAGTTCTAGAGAATCTGCAACAGCAACAGAAGGTTTTGGAGAACCTTCAGCAACATGCTCTTGGGAGCCTGCAACAGCAACAGTCACATCACAAAGTTCTGGAAAATCTACAGCACCAGAAAGTCCTTGAGAACATTCAGCAACAAAATTCTCTGGTGAATATGCAGCATCAAGTATTTGATAATctgcaacaacagcaacatcagAAGAATTTGGAGAAACTTCAGCAAGAGCAACACCAAGAAGTCTTGGAAAATCTACAAAAACAGCTACAGTCAGAACTCTTACAGCCACAAATCCCTATGCAGTGCACACCAAGTTTCTCTGGAGTACCATCGGATCAAATGTCTGAACCTCAgagcaccacacagacagatggcACCCTATCACAGCCATCTGATAGTTTTCTCCAGAACCCAGGCCAGCAGTCACAGCAGCAAGCACTTTTCCAACAGGCAGGAGGGCTGCTTACTATTCAGACATCCAGCTTCCTTCAGCAGACTCCCTCCCAATCTTCACCACCTCAGCAGTTGTTTCAGAGCCACTCCCCAATGACTGAAACACAGGACCCACAAGCAGCACTCTTTGGCACTTCAAAGCCTAGCCAGGTCCAACCTGCCATATTTCCTAATACAATGTCAATGCTGGCAACCACTAATTTATCTCCAGAGCAGCAGGCACCCTCAACCACACTTTTCATTTCTCAAGGTGTTCTACCTAGTCAGATAACAGCTGACAATACCCAgagccaacagcagcaacagataGCCTTTCTCACACCCTTGCAAACGTCAGCTTCAGCACCCCAGACAGTCTCACTTTTCCAAGGACAACCCCAGTTGACCACATCAATGGAACAGCAGACTCCCCAGCAGCAACGAATCCCAACACCCCAGCAAACTTCTCTTTTTCAGAATATGTCCACAATATCCCAAAGCCAGGGTCCGCAACAACCACAGACTGGTTTATTGTTCTGTGCGACTCCAATGAACTCACAAGATCTGCCTCAGACTCTCCTATTCAGTGGCCAGAACCAGGGTCCAATTGGTGGGGAACCACTCCCACAGAATATCTTTCAGGACCAGCAGCCCATGCAGGTAGTCCCAAGCTCTGCAAATGTTACAGTTGACAGTTCCACAAACCAGTCTATTGTACCTCCAGCCCAGCCTACTCAGAATCAACAAATTATTTTTCCCCAAGCCACTCTGGTCAATGTGGCCCAGCAGGATTCATCAGAGCCTATGTCCTTCCAAGATGAAAGCTCTGTTGTGGGTGATCCATCTGCCAATATGCCTTCAACCCAACCAGGGCTTTTTCAGGACCAGCAACCTATGCAGGTTGTTCCAAGCGCTGGTAGTGTTGCCTCTGTTTCTTCTACAGAACAAGCTTCTGTCAACATTTTTTTGCCACAGGCAGCCATTTCAGCCTTGCAAAGTGCTGTGGGCACCCAAAAGATGCCTCAGGCTGCTACAGCAGCATCCATTTTTAGTGGGCAGGGTGGAGTGGCAATTGGAGGGTTGCAGAGCTCCACCTCAACCTCCAGTCAACAGACACCTGATCCACTGTTTCAGACGGCTTCTGGGAGCAACCTCAACCAGCCTGGGCAACCCGGACAAACAGGCCTATTTTTGTTTGAGATCCCTACTG ATCAGCTTGTCACCATGGGGCATCCTAGTGTAGATCATAACCAGGGCCAGCTCCAGACTAGTACCCAGATTCACACTTTATTGGACCAACAGTCCAATAACATCAATGAGAAGATTGACAAACTACTTGAGCAATTTCAAGAACAAGGGAAGACGCTTCCCAGAGACTTCCTAGACCAGTAA